TCGCTTCAGGGATGTCCTTGCTTCGACACCGCCGTCTGGCCTGGCTCTCCGGAGACGTTCGTCAGCGACGATTTGCCTCGTGGTCTATCGATAGGTATTTTATGGGCGCGGACCTTGTGCGGCCGGGTTTGTATGGACCGGATAATTCAAACAGGCCCCAAGACTCTTATTTCGAGGGAGGAGAATCCATGCGTGAATGGGTGTTTTGCTGTTGCGTGGCGGCGCTGGCCGCCGGGTGCGCGACGACCAACGAGCTTCCGGGTGTGCAACGCGCGCTCGACGCGGGGCCTGACGCCTTCTTGAACAAAGCAGTGGTGGGGCCGCAGGGGGACGGCACGTTCGTAGTGCCCACCACACAAGTCCTGAATCCCGCGGGCAAGACGGTCGAGTTTCCAGGACGGCCCGTGGATATTGCGGTACACCCGGACGGGCGGCTGCTGGCCATCAAAAACCGCGGCGATGTGGTGTTCTTTGATGCCGTCGAGCGCAGCATCGCGCAGACGCTCTCCATGCCCAAAGGGGGCAGCGCCTATTGCGGGATCGCGTGGACCAATGACGGGAGTTGTGTATGGACTACCGCGGCTGAGGCGGCTATTCACTGCGCCACGCGGGGGGAGAATGGCGAATTCGCGTGGGTGAAGACAGTTGAGCTGCCGGGCCCGGATGGCAAAGGCGAATCGGCCCCGGGCGGGTTTGCCTTGGACGAGGCGAAAGGCGTCATTTATGTGGCGTTGAGCCGGAATAACAGTGTCGGTGTAGTCGATATTGCCTCGGGGAAGGTGTCGGCGGAGTTTCCGGTGGGTATCGCGCCGTACGACGTTGTGCTGCTTGGAGACAAAGCCTATGTCACCAACTGGGGCGGGCGGCGTCCCGGGCCGGACGACATCACGGGGCCCACGTCGGGCAGCCGGGCGGTGGTGAATGCGGCGGGTATCGCGTCGACGGGAACCGTGTCCGTAATCGACTTGGCTTCGGGAAGCGTCACGCGCGAGATCGAGGTCGATTTGCATCCCTGCGGGATGGCGATGTCACCGGACGGTTCGCGGCTGTACGTTGCCAACGCAAACAGTGACACGATCAGCGTGATCGACACGGCGCGCGACGCAGTGACGGATTCATGGCTCGCCCGGCCGTCCCCCGAACTGCCTTTTGGCAGCGCCCCCAATGCGATAGCCGTTTCGGACGATGGCGCCTCGTTGTACGTGGCGCTGGGAGGCAACAACTGTATCGCGGTGATGAGCGCACACAACGGCCGAGCACGGGGCCTCATTCCTGCCGGGTGGTATCCCGGCGCGGTTGCGTTTGCGCAAGAAGGCGCATTGCTGTGCGTGGCGAATACCAAAGGCGTGGGGAGCCTTCACCGGGAAGCCAACGCTTCGCGAAAAGAAGGCATGCATGGCAAGGACTGGCAAGGCTTCAATTCGCACGACCACATGGGGTCGGTCACGGTTGTGGAGACGCCGAATGCGGCGATGCTCAATGCGTACACCCAGCAGGCGGCGGTTTCCATGCGCCTGCCGCATATGCTCCGCGGCGCGGACAAAGGAGCGGGGGCGCAGCGGACCGTGGCGATTCCTGAACGGCCGGGGGATGTGTCGGCCATCAAGCATGTGCTGTATATCATCAAGGAGAACCGCACCTACGACCAGGTTTTCGGCGACATGCCGCAGGGTAACGGCGAGCCGGCGCTCTGCCAGTTCGGCCGCGAGGTCACGCCCAACCATCACGCGCTGGCAGAGGAATTCGTGCTGCTCGACAATTTCTACTGCAACGGAGTTCTGAGTGCGGACGGTCACCAGTGGACCAACGAGGGCTATGTCACGGACTATCTCGAGAAAGCGTTTGGCGGGTTTCCACGGAGTTACCCGTATGACGGCGACGACGCACTGGCGTACGCGTCATCGGGCTTCATCTGGGACCATGTGCTGGCGGCAGGCCTGACGTTCCGCAATTACGGGGAGATGGTGAAGGCCCAGATCACTCCGGGGACCGCAACCTGGACCGATATCTACCAGGGTTACCTGAACGGGACCGACCGGGTGAAGGTCACCGCTCGTACGGAGGTGAACGGGCTCGAGAGCTACATCTGCCCCGCGTTCATCGGGTTTCCGGGCAAGATGCAGGATGTGTACCGCGCGCGTGAGTTTCTCAAGGAATTTCATGCCTGCGAAGAAAAGGGGGAGTGGTACAACTTCGTGATCATGCTCTTGCCCAACGATCACACGGTGGGGACGCGCGAGGGCTATCCCACTCCGCGGGCCGCTGTCGCGGATAACGATCTCGCGCTGGGGCAAATCGTCGAGGCCATAAGCCGCAGCCAGTTCTGGCCCCAGACGGCGATTTTCGTGGTGGAAGACGATCCACAGGCGGGATTGGACCACGTGGACGGGCACCGCACCGTGGCGCTGTGCATCAGCCCGTATACCCGGCGGGCGGAAGTTGTCAGCGCGCACTACAACCAGAACAGCATGCTCCGCACCATCGAGTTGATTATGGGATTGCCGCCTATGAACCAGTTTGACATGGCGGCGAACCCCATGTACGAGTGTTTCAGCGACACGCCGGACACCGCGCCTTACACCTGCCGCCCCAATCAGATCCCGCTGGATGAAATGAACCCGAAAGTGGCGTCGTTGCGGGGCAAACAGTTGTACTACGCGAAGAAATCCATGGAGATGCCCCTGGACGACATCGATCGTGCGGAAGAGGACTTGTTCAACCGGATCATCTGGCATTCGGTGAAGGGATACGACGTACCCTATCCAAGACTCGCGCGTCGAGACACTGCCCGCGCGGCCATGTGGGGCGCGCCGGATATCGAAGCGGAGAATGATTGAGGAGAACGAGAGACTCGAAGGGAGAACCGGTGCCGGGAAGAACAGGCTTTACGTTGATTGAACTACTGGTCGTTATCGCCATTATCGGCATTCTTGCGGCGATTCTATTGCCCGCGTTGAGCCGGGCCCGCGAGGCGGCCCGCAGGGCGTCGTGCGCAAACAATCTCAAACAGCTCGGCTTGTCGCTGTTCATGTACGCGAATGAGCATCAGGGCCGCTTCCCGCACCGTCAGGTCCGGAAGGTGACGGGAGCGTTGAGCCCCGAAATGATGTTCAACGGTCCCGCGATGATGCCCGAATACGTCAGCGACGTGAACGTGGTGTGGTGCCCGTCGTGGAACGCGCCGCCGGACATTCTCGAGCGGTACGACGTGGGCAAAGGCAACGGCGACGGCATTATCCAGCCCGAGGAGGTTGGCCAGGAGCCCTATCACTACACGGGGTGGCTGCTCATGGAAGACGTGAACATACTTGGGCCGCTGGTGGGGGTCGAGGGGACGGGGCTCAACGGGCGCCACGAGGAACCCGAGTACCTGTTAACGCCATGGGGCGAACTCGCCCGGGCCAACGTCGATACGGGCGGCGCCGCCAGCGACGATGACTTCAAGGTTTGCGCCGCATTCAGCGGCACGCAGGTTGGGGGCGGCGACACGTATTACCGCTTGCGCGAAGGCATCGAGCGGCTCATGATCACCGACATCAACAATTCCGCGGCAAGTTCGGCCGCCAGCAGCGCCGTTCCGCTCATGTGGGACCATTGCACGACGAAGGTCATCGACTTCTCGCACGCCCCGGGCGGCGGTAACGTGCTCTATCTCGACGGACACGTCGAATTCCTGCTCTATCCCAACGAAAGGTTCCCCTTCACCGAGGACAGCGCCCGGACTCTCGGCCGCTATGGCAAGCCGTTCGACGGGTTTTAGGGGGGGGCCCGGCGCTTCGGCAAGCCGCACAGGCACACGCATGGGAACCGCTTGCGCATATAGCGTCTTATAAGGTGTATACGACCTATAGATAGCAAGCCCGTTCTGGCCGAGGCGGCGGGTGCCGTGAGCTCTCGCCTGCCGTTGTCGCATTTCCGTGTGGGGTCTATAATGCCCCGCGCAAGAGAAGGGTCCATTCCATTCTCAGGAGCACTGCCATGAGAACCCTCGTCTGCCTGTCTCAGATAGTCTTGTCCGGTTTTCTAGTCTCATTCGCGGCGCAGGGCGCCGTTTCCCTGAAAGGAACCCAGGAAATGGAAAGCGTGCCGCATGGGCAGTGGCGTTTTGGCGGCGAGATTGGCAAGCGCATCGATGCGAACATCGAGAACTGGCTATTGCGTGCGCCCGGCGCCAATCCCGGGCTCATCGAGATGTTTCACCGGCGGGACCGTCACTGGCCGTATGCGGAGCCGGTGCCGTGGGCGGGGGAGTTCGCGGGGAAATACCTGATCGCGGCGGTCCAGGCGGTGCGGATGACCGGCGACCCGCGGGTGAAACCGTTCGTACAGGAGTTCGTGGATGCATTGGTTGCGAGCCAGGCCGAGGACGGTTATCTCGGGCCGTGGCGCGAGAACGACCGGCTCTTGGGTCATTGGGACCTGTGGGGACACTACCACTGCATGCTGGGCCTCTTGATGTGGTACGACGAGACCGGCGACCAGAACGCCTACGCCTGCGCCATTCGCGCTGCGGACCGCATCTGTGAGACGTATCACCCCGGGGGCCGGAGGCCCATCGAGGCGGGCACGCCGATGATCAATCTTTCGGTAGTGCACGTCATGGCGCTTATGTACGAGCGAACGGGCGAACAGCGGTACTGGGACCTGATACAGATGATTGTCGAAGACATGGAGAAGGACGGTGACTGGCTGCGCGAGGGGGCGAAGGGAACGCCCTATTTCAAGCTGCCGGGCGGTGGCACGCGGTGGGAAAGCATTCATATCGTGCAGGGAATTGTGGAACTGTACCGAATCACGGGCGAGGAACGGTACAAGACCGCCGCCCTGAATCTCTGGGAAAGTATCCGCGACTTTGACCGGCACCCGTCGGGGGCGTTCTCGACCAACGAACAGGCCTTCGGCTCGGTATACGAGCGGGGCTCGATCGAGACTTGCTGTTCGGTGGCCTGGGAAGCCTTGACGATAGATATTCTCAAGCTTACGGGCGAGCCGAAGGTGGCGGATGAACTCGAGCTGACCACGTGGAACCAGGTTCTCGCGGCGCAGCACCCCTCGGGCAACTGGTGGACCTATGACACGCCCCTGGACGGCATTCGCGCGCCTTCCTATCACCAGATCAATTTCCAGTACCGGCCGGGGACGCCGGAGTTGAACTGCTGTTCGGTGAATGCGCCGAGGGGCCTGGGGATGCTCAGCGAATGGGCTGCGATGCGGGATGAGAACAGCGTGGTTGTCAATTTTTACGGTCCCTGCTCGTTCGAGGTGCCACTGTCCGATGGCAAACGCGTCAAGATCACGGAAGAGACCGACTATCCCCTAGGCGGAAAGGTCGCGCTTCTGTTTGAGTGCGATGAGCCGGCCGAATTCGGCCTTCGATTGCGTATCCCCGAGCATATGCCTGCAGTCAATATGGATTCCAACCGGCCGTATGCGGGGCCGTGGCCTCCCACGCCGGGAACGTACCTCAACCTGCAGGGGTCTTGGGCCAACGGCGACCGGATCAACATCGAGTTTGATATGGCCACGCGCGTGTGGGCCGGGAAAGGATCCCGGTACGGTCGCGCGGCGGTCTATCGCGGGCCTCTGCTGCTGGCGTTTGACGCGTTCTACAACGATATCGAGTCGGCGGACATGAAACCGATTGACGTAGCGGCCGTCGAGTTGGCGCCTGTTCGCGTTATGCCCCCGGATTCGCTTGTGCGGCATGCTCCCATCGGTCTTTGGAAGGTGAATACGGCGGGGGCAGAACCGGTTGTGCTGTGCGATTTTGCGAGCGCGGGCGCCCACGGCACCGATTATGTGTCGTGGCTTCTGGCGGTTAACGTGCCGCCAGTCCGCGCGCGGTTGGAGCTTCCGCGAGATGGCGAGAAAGGCACACCCGGCCCGGTGCTGCTCAGGTGGTCTACACAGGGGGCTCAGGGTGTGATTTGCGAGGCCGTCATGGCTAAGGATGCCGGGTTCAACGACGTAGTTGCCCGGGTTCCGGACCTGAGCGCCAACTACACCATCGTGGACGAGGCGGTGCGCGCGCCAGGGACGTACTACTGGAAAGTCCTGTCAGTCAGCGGCGAAAAACAGGCCGAGAACGAAGAAGGTCCGCGGTCTTTTACGGTCGATCCTGCCGCGAACAGGTCATTTTTCAGCATCGGGGACGATGGCCTGTTGTTCTCCGCGCCCCTGGACGGAAAGGGCGCCCCGGATTTCGGGCGTCTCGAGCACGAGGAGAATGTGGAACCCGCGCCAGAGCGTAACGGCAATACGGGAGGGGCCGTATTCTTCAATGGGGTCGACGCGGGACTTCGATACGAGTTGCCGTTCTTCCCGGAGAGGGACTATACGTTTTACGCGTGGGTGTATCCGGAGAGTCTGCCGGTGGGGTCGATCCAACAGATCTTCTCGGGCTGGTGCCAGGGAATGGATGATCCTCTTCGGGTGACCTTGCGTGACAACGGCGTGTGCGCGGGCATCGAAGCGGGTCAGGCCTGCGCAACGCCGGTTGTACCCTTGACCAATGCGACATGGGTGCATGTGGCGGCGGTCAAGGCGGGGCCTGTCTTGCAGTTGTATGTTAACGGGAAAGAGGCAGCAACGGCGAACGTGCCCGAGCGCATCACAACCCGGAGCACGCTGGTTGGAATCGGTTTCAATCCGAAGTTCAGCGGGGGAGAATACTTCAAGGGCCGGATAGACGGCGCGGCTTTCTATGCGAGCGCCCTTTCCGCGGAGCGAATCCTGAGGCTCTACGAACATGGCGAGTGAGGCGTTTGAGCCTGGACTTTCCAGGAGCGGCGAAATCTGGTGGAACCGCGATTCTTGATATGCCGGCCGTTTTAGATAGGGGAGTCAGGGGGTTTATCGGGGGGGCAAGAATCCGACAAGCGCAAAACCCTCCGCAACCGCGTGCGGGGAAAACGGGTGATTGCCGCGCCGGGCAGTGACGTCCAGGCACGGGCTATGTCCTCCATTTCTTGCCTGAGATACGCCGCCGATTTTTGTTGATGACATCGGGCTGGTGCTTTGGGTACTATGATAAGTGCCAATTGTACTACTGATTGTAGTCAATTGCTGGAGGAGCAATGCGCCATACTTAGGGCTGTGGAGATGCGCGGCTCGGCAAGAGGGCGCCTTCTGCGAGGCGTGTTTGGGGGCGATACACCCCCACGCAGGAAGAATTGATAGCATGGAAAGCTCGCGAAACGCCGCAACGTCATGGCAGCGTCCCCGGATTGGGTGGTCGGTGGTTGTGTTTGTCGTCTTGGGAACGTTGTTCGAGTTTGGCTCGATCTATGCCGACGATTTCTTTCCGTCCCCCCATAAAGTTGGCAACTTTCTAAGCCTTGCTTCCGGTATCTTCATGGCGTTGGCATTGCTGACCATCACGCGCCGCCTGGCCGAGGACCGTGTCTCGCGCGGCATCATCCTGGTGGCGGCCTCGCTGTTCGTTTTTTCGAAAGTCCTTGCCTGCACGGTGGAATACAAGGGGCTGCGCGGCGTTCCTGTATTCGGGCGCGACGGATTCGGGCATGATATCCTCGAAGACTATACCTATACGATCGCCCTGGTCATGATCTTGTTCGGTTTTATCCGTTCCGCGCTCGAGGCCAACAAGGCCCGCTACACGTTCGGCCTTCAGAACGTGGCGTTGAAACGCGAGGTGGAGCAGCGTGCCGAAGTCGAACGCGCGCTGCGTGCCAGCGAGGCTCTCTACCGGGACCTCGTGGATACGGTCCCTGACGTTGTTTGGCGGGTCGACAGAACAGGCACGTTCACCTTTGTCAGTCCTTCGGTCGATACAGCCTTCGGTATATCTCCGGACAATGTTGTGGGCAAACGGCTGGGAGATGTGTTTCCGAAGGACGTCGCGGAACGGACACAAGCCTCGATTGCCCAGCGGGTGAGCGGCGAATCCTGGGAAGCGGGGCAGGGATTCCAATTCAACTACGTGCGGCCCGATGGTGGGGTGCGGAGCTTCGAGTCCCTGAGCGCCCCCGTATATGATTCCGACGGGCGGGTCGTGGAGATTCAGGGCGTCTCACGTGACATCACGGCCTATATCGAGGCGAATGAGGCGCTTGCGGCGAGCGAGGAAAAATATCGGGTCTTTGTCGAAAACAGCCCCCTGGTGATGGCACGCGTTAACCGCGATATGAAATATGTTTTCGTCAATCGAGCCTATCTTGAGGCCGTCAGGCTCACCCAGGAAGCGGTCGTCGGCAAAGGTCCGGAGGTTATCGAAGGCGTCATGCATCCCGACGATTTTCCGGTGATTGTAGGCTATGTCAAAGAGGCACTCGAGAGCCAAGAACGCCGTACCACCGAGGTTCGGATGATGGATGCAGAGGGCCGTTGGCGCTGGTTCTTGCATCTTGTTTACCCGTGGTACGAACCGAACGGCCGGCTGGGCGGAATCGAAACGCTTGCGCGCGATGTGACCGAACGGAGACTGGCGGAAGAGGCTCTGCGGAAAAGCGAGGAAACCGCCCGGGCGCTTCTGAACGCGACGAGCGACCATGTCGGTCTGATTGACCATGAAGGGCGCTTGCTTGCCTTGAACGAGCACCTGGCTGGCAGCTTTGGGAAATCCCCTTCGGACCTGGTGGGAGCGGATATCCGCGAGCTTCTGAACGGGGAAACTGCCGTAACGCGTTGGCGGAATATGCGGGCTGTGCTTCGAACGGGGCGTCCGCTTCGTTTCAGTGACGAATACAAGGGGCGCCATTTCGAGCACTGCTTCTATCCCGTGGGCGACGAGAACGGGGAGTTCACGAGGCTGGCGTTCTATTCACGCGATATGACCGATTCGCTGCGTAAAGAAGAGGAGCGGGTCCGGCTTGCCAAGGCGATCGAACAGGCGCCGGACTCGGTGATCGTGACCGGAACCGACGGCGTCATCCAGTACGTGAACCCGGGTTTCGAACGAAACACGGGCTACACGCGTCAGGAAGTTGCCGGTCAAACCACGCGTTTCCTTCGTTCGACCGAGCATGCTGAGAGCTTTTACAGAACCATCGAGGATACGATTTCTCGCGGGGCGATATGGTCCGGAAGACTGGTAAGCCGCCGCAAGGGCGGGAGTCTGTTCGAGTCGGACGCCACGATTTCGCCGGTCCATAACGACGCGGGGGTAATCATCAATCACGTATGGTTGATACATGATGTATCCACTGAGGTGAGTCTGGAGCGGCAGTTGCTTCAGGCCCAGAAAATGGAGGCCGTCGGCACGCTTGCGGGGGGTATTGCCCACGATTTCAACAACATTCTCTCACTCATACTCGGGCACAGCGAGCTTCTCCTCGAAGCCATTCCCGACAACGAAATAGCACGCTTCAACGTGCGGCAGATCACGAGGGCGGGCAATCGCGGCGCCGAGCTTGTCAAACAGATCCTCACCTTCAGCCGCCAGGTCGAGCGCCGTTGTGAGCTGTGCAATGTGGGGACTATCCTGAAAGAGGCCCTTCGGTTTCTTGCCGCCTCCCTTCCTGCAACCGTCGAAATCCAGCAGCACATCGAGGACGAGACCGGGGCTGTCATGGCCGACCCGATACAGATCTACCAGGTGGTGATGAATCTATGCACGAACGCCTATCAAGCGATGGGTACCGAAGGCGGAATTCTGGAACTGGGCGTGGACGAAGTGGAGATTGGCCGCGACTTTCAGGCGGACGTAGGGTCTCCGGGGCCGGGAAAATATGTACGGCTGACCGTTTCCGACACCGGGACAGGCATTGATCCGGCTGTCATAGGCCGTATGTTCGAACCGTTCTACTCGACCAAGAAACCCAGCCAGGGGACAGGTCTCGGGCTGTCAACAGTGCACGGGATCGTGACAGGTTATGGGGGCGCGGTGCGGGTTCACAGCGCGGTAGGAGAAGGGTCGGTTTTCGAGGTGTTCTTGCCCCAAGTGGAAGCCGGTATTCCCCTGGAAGCGGCTCCGGAGGAATTCCTGGTTGGGGGTTCCGAGCGGATCTTGTTTGTGGACGATGACGCCGATTTAACCCAGATGGCAGGCATGCTGCTGCACCATCTCGGATACACGGTCGAAACATTCAGCAACAGCATGGCGGCCTTCGAGGCCTTCTCCTCCAGCCCGGAGAGCTTTGATCTGGCCATTGTGGACCAGATCATGCCCCACCTCATGGGGGTCGAGCTGGCCAAGCGCATGCTGCAGAGGCGTCCGGGATTCCCCGTGTTCTTGCTTACCGGATACAGCGAAGGCATAACGCCGGAGCAGGCGCGCGATCTGGGGATCCGTGAGTTCATCATGAAACCATTTTCTTCCCGGGAACTGGGGACTCTTATCCGCAAGGCGCTGGATGGCGTGGACGCGCAGCGTAACTGAACATGCGGTGAGGCGCTATACCAGCCGTGTGAACAGGCGCGCCGCGTTGCCTCCGCACAGGGTGAGCTTCTCGACGTCCGACAAATCTCCCAGTGCTATACGGCCCACCTCGAACGCGAAATCGAACATGGGATAATCCGAGCCATACAGGACCTTTCGCAGGCCTACCTGCTTGGCCAGACGTTGGAGGGCTTTTCGCCATGCCGCGGAACCCGCGACGTCGAGGTAGAGGTTGTCGATCACGCCAGCGAGAGAAATCATGTCGGGAGGCGGCGACCAGGTGTTCCATGTGCATGCGTGGGCTACGATGAAGGGCACGTTCGGATACCGCTGGGTTGTGCCCTTCCAATCGTCTTCGCCGTGGGCGTGTACAAGCACGGGTAATGCGTGTTCGTTGGCGTACTCGAGGGCTTCGGAGTATCCGGCGTCGTGTAGCGGTTTTCCGTGGAGGCCGCAGTGGAATTTCAGCCCGACGAAGTTTACGGCTTTTTCGAAACAGCGTTCGATTTCGCCTGCGGTGTCCTGTGGATAATTGGGGTTTATTACGCAGTAACCGTATAGGAAATCAAGGTATTTGCGGATGATGTGAGCGGTTTGCTCGTTGCCGAGGCGCGTCTCGCCGTGAATGGCCGTAAAGCTGCTGCCGACCACTTTGTGCACGGCGCAACGGTGCATCGAGTTTACGATATCCTCCGGCCGACTGACCGGCGACGAGGTGGTCTCCCAGGACCCGTAGTGGGCGTGCACGTCGATCACGACGCCTTTGGGCCAGTTCGCGGGGTCGCGGCGGAGCAGGTCCGTGGCGGGATGTGAGTTGATGCGCAACAGACGGTGGGCGTTATGCCAGCTCGCCGCGGTTTGCTCGGCTTGGGTAAGACCGCTGCGGCAAAGTTGGAACACGCGGTTCTCACCCGCGCACTGAGGCATGCCCGTGCCGAAAAGGATGCGGCCGGCCAGCCCTTCGCGCGCCATGAGCTGATACGCGTCAGGCAAAACGAAGGCGTGGCATTCGAGGTTGAGATTGGGGGCTGTCCGCAGCGCGGCATACAGATTCCGCGTGTCGCCCACCGAGACGCCTATCAACGCGACATCCAGACTGGGGAAGCGGCGGCAGATATCCAGCACATCGTTCCACGGGATCGGCGACTGGCTCCAGTGGTGCTCTCCGAAATCGAGCAACACGGGCATGCCGGCCTGTTCGAGTTGATTCAGGAGGGGGCCGGTACACCATGCCCCGAGACTGTAGTGGCCATGTTTGGGCGTAAAGCGCACTGCCCGCACCCCTGCTGAGCGGGCGCGCTCAACCCACCCCTTGGGTTCGGGCAGGTCGCCGAACGCGGGGGGCGCCATCACCCAGCAGGGGAAGAGATTCTGGTGTCCCCGGAGTTGTTCGATAAGCAGCGCGTTGCCGTACTCGGCGTCGGCCTCAAGCGCGATGGCGTGGCAGACCAGTGCCTCGTCGATGCGCAGGCGCCGCATTTCTTCGAGGAGGTCGCCGGGGGTGTCAAACGGCGCGCCTGCGGGCAACGCCGTGCGGCCGAGAGTGACGTTCAGGTCGAAGAGGGGCATAGCGGCGCGCGTTACTCCTTTGGTTTCGCCGGGGGGACCGTCCAATGCGTGCCGGCAACGTGAGTGATGGCGTCGTCCATAGTGAAATAATAGATGGTGAAGATCTCGCCGGGTGATTTCTCGATGCTGATGGGATAGCCCAGATCGGAGCCGAAGGGGGCGGCATCGTTGCGCAAGACGATGATGTTCTCGGTATCCCACGTGTGGCCGCCGTCCGTGCTCAAGGCGGCGCGGATGCCCATGGGTTCCTGACGGTAACCATACGTGCACAGCATCCGCCCGTCGTGCAGCGGAATGAGGTTGGCGGGGTAGCCCCACATGCCGGTTTCGACGGCCGGGGACCATGTAATGCCGCGGTCTTTGCTGATAGACAGGCGCAAGAATCCGCCTTCGGGGGGTTCCGAGCGCATCATGGCGATCACTTCGCCGTCAGCGTTCTCGCACAGGGCCGTCTCGTTAAACCGCACCGTGCCAGCGGGATCCGCCGCCAGGGGAAGGAACCACCAGGTGCCGCCGTTATCCGCCGACCGCAAGATAAACGTGCGCGTGGCGGTATCTTCCTTAAGCTCGCCATAGATGGCATGCAGGAGGGTGCCGTTGGAAAGCCGCACGTACGAGGAGGAGTTGTAAGTCATCAAGGACCGGTGTGCGGGGAGCTGGAGTTCCTGTTTCTGCCAAGTTTTGCCGCCGTCATCGCTGCGGCGCGAGTAAGCCCCCTGCAGGTATGCCACAACACCCGGACGGACATCGCGCACGGTGATGTCCTGTTTTTCGAATTCTTCACGCTGTTCGGCGGGCACTTCGCGCCAGCCGTAGGCGCGGGCGTCAGCGAGGGAGCCGTCTTCATTTCGCATGCAGGCGCCGATAGGGTTTTCGCCCTCGCAGGGTTCCCAGGTATAGCCTTGGTCGCGCGAGATGTACCGCGCCGACCCGCCGGTGTTGTCGATATGCGACCGTCGTGTGCGCGTGCCGAAAGACGTGAACAAAGCGCGGTCATCCATCCGTACGAGGCTTGGAAAACACGCGTAGACGCCCGGCTCCTTGTAGACGACCACGTCCTGGGCTTGCGCGTATCTTGGTGGCAGGGGGGGCGGCTCGCCCAATGCCGCGTACCGCACGTCCGCGTAAACGGCCTCCGATTGGGCGGCACTGCTGCACGAGCCGAACATGACGCAGTTGCGGCCCGAATAGGCGGGCACGGTAAACTTACCAGTACCGTCGAGTACCATCTCGCCGTCAACCCACACGAAGAAATCGGCGTTGCGAATGGCCAGGCGGTAGGTGTGGAAATCGGAGGTGGTATCCATCTCGTGGCGGATTTCCCCGTCCTGCTCGAGGTATGTCGATAGATAACCCGGGTAGAGCGTGATAGAGGTCTCGTGTGTACCGTCCGAGGCGTGGAGGAAAGCGCCCGAGCGGCTGGTGTTGTTTATGAGCTTGATGCGGCCTTCGACAACGGCCCCGTCTTCCGGACGCGCGCGCCACGCGAAGGTATAGAAGTGCAGACTGCCGTTCTCCGTGCCGCTATCGATGATGCGCAGCCCTTCGTTCTCGAGCGTGTATTCGGTGTTGGCGCCGATGTTTTCGCGCCAGCTGGGCATCGAAGCCATGGGCGTGCATGTGCCGTCGTAGATGCCGTCCCACTCGAATTCGCCGTTCGGCGGCCCCGTTTCGCCCGCGAATGCCATGTACGCGGGAAATGCGAAGACAATGAACGCCACAGACATAAACGTTGGTATTGCCGTGTTCTTCACCCCAAACTCCC
The sequence above is drawn from the Candidatus Hydrogenedentota bacterium genome and encodes:
- a CDS encoding PAS domain S-box protein; translation: MESSRNAATSWQRPRIGWSVVVFVVLGTLFEFGSIYADDFFPSPHKVGNFLSLASGIFMALALLTITRRLAEDRVSRGIILVAASLFVFSKVLACTVEYKGLRGVPVFGRDGFGHDILEDYTYTIALVMILFGFIRSALEANKARYTFGLQNVALKREVEQRAEVERALRASEALYRDLVDTVPDVVWRVDRTGTFTFVSPSVDTAFGISPDNVVGKRLGDVFPKDVAERTQASIAQRVSGESWEAGQGFQFNYVRPDGGVRSFESLSAPVYDSDGRVVEIQGVSRDITAYIEANEALAASEEKYRVFVENSPLVMARVNRDMKYVFVNRAYLEAVRLTQEAVVGKGPEVIEGVMHPDDFPVIVGYVKEALESQERRTTEVRMMDAEGRWRWFLHLVYPWYEPNGRLGGIETLARDVTERRLAEEALRKSEETARALLNATSDHVGLIDHEGRLLALNEHLAGSFGKSPSDLVGADIRELLNGETAVTRWRNMRAVLRTGRPLRFSDEYKGRHFEHCFYPVGDENGEFTRLAFYSRDMTDSLRKEEERVRLAKAIEQAPDSVIVTGTDGVIQYVNPGFERNTGYTRQEVAGQTTRFLRSTEHAESFYRTIEDTISRGAIWSGRLVSRRKGGSLFESDATISPVHNDAGVIINHVWLIHDVSTEVSLERQLLQAQKMEAVGTLAGGIAHDFNNILSLILGHSELLLEAIPDNEIARFNVRQITRAGNRGAELVKQILTFSRQVERRCELCNVGTILKEALRFLAASLPATVEIQQHIEDETGAVMADPIQIYQVVMNLCTNAYQAMGTEGGILELGVDEVEIGRDFQADVGSPGPGKYVRLTVSDTGTGIDPAVIGRMFEPFYSTKKPSQGTGLGLSTVHGIVTGYGGAVRVHSAVGEGSVFEVFLPQVEAGIPLEAAPEEFLVGGSERILFVDDDADLTQMAGMLLHHLGYTVETFSNSMAAFEAFSSSPESFDLAIVDQIMPHLMGVELAKRMLQRRPGFPVFLLTGYSEGITPEQARDLGIREFIMKPFSSRELGTLIRKALDGVDAQRN
- a CDS encoding amidohydrolase family protein, which codes for MPLFDLNVTLGRTALPAGAPFDTPGDLLEEMRRLRIDEALVCHAIALEADAEYGNALLIEQLRGHQNLFPCWVMAPPAFGDLPEPKGWVERARSAGVRAVRFTPKHGHYSLGAWCTGPLLNQLEQAGMPVLLDFGEHHWSQSPIPWNDVLDICRRFPSLDVALIGVSVGDTRNLYAALRTAPNLNLECHAFVLPDAYQLMAREGLAGRILFGTGMPQCAGENRVFQLCRSGLTQAEQTAASWHNAHRLLRINSHPATDLLRRDPANWPKGVVIDVHAHYGSWETTSSPVSRPEDIVNSMHRCAVHKVVGSSFTAIHGETRLGNEQTAHIIRKYLDFLYGYCVINPNYPQDTAGEIERCFEKAVNFVGLKFHCGLHGKPLHDAGYSEALEYANEHALPVLVHAHGEDDWKGTTQRYPNVPFIVAHACTWNTWSPPPDMISLAGVIDNLYLDVAGSAAWRKALQRLAKQVGLRKVLYGSDYPMFDFAFEVGRIALGDLSDVEKLTLCGGNAARLFTRLV
- a CDS encoding sialidase family protein, whose translation is MKNTAIPTFMSVAFIVFAFPAYMAFAGETGPPNGEFEWDGIYDGTCTPMASMPSWRENIGANTEYTLENEGLRIIDSGTENGSLHFYTFAWRARPEDGAVVEGRIKLINNTSRSGAFLHASDGTHETSITLYPGYLSTYLEQDGEIRHEMDTTSDFHTYRLAIRNADFFVWVDGEMVLDGTGKFTVPAYSGRNCVMFGSCSSAAQSEAVYADVRYAALGEPPPLPPRYAQAQDVVVYKEPGVYACFPSLVRMDDRALFTSFGTRTRRSHIDNTGGSARYISRDQGYTWEPCEGENPIGACMRNEDGSLADARAYGWREVPAEQREEFEKQDITVRDVRPGVVAYLQGAYSRRSDDGGKTWQKQELQLPAHRSLMTYNSSSYVRLSNGTLLHAIYGELKEDTATRTFILRSADNGGTWWFLPLAADPAGTVRFNETALCENADGEVIAMMRSEPPEGGFLRLSISKDRGITWSPAVETGMWGYPANLIPLHDGRMLCTYGYRQEPMGIRAALSTDGGHTWDTENIIVLRNDAAPFGSDLGYPISIEKSPGEIFTIYYFTMDDAITHVAGTHWTVPPAKPKE